In Leishmania donovani BPK282A1 complete genome, chromosome 28, one DNA window encodes the following:
- a CDS encoding NADH dehydrogenase subunit NB6M, putative, translating to MLSSTVRRLVRDPVPTDTKAFYTWFSGQAYRQERVIPGGYPAVRVYPVYGKRWFTGRTVIAIVAGISIFGAWVRPERERYNMEMMIEFAERQAAHLPYQTAEVNLRCFITGYKRYRYEKENLIDKGYVGLTSEFRKFFYHNDVWRPPLHDVLMHPYVKYGGPMGSYNWSVGYF from the coding sequence ATGTTGAGCAGTACAGTTCGCCGGTTGGTGCGTGACCCCGTTCCGACGGACACAAAGGCGTTTTACACGTGGTTTAGCGGTCAGGCCTACCGTCAGGAGCGCGTGATTCCTGGCGGGTACCCGGCTGTTCGTGTGTACCCAGTGTATGGTAAGCGCTGGTTCACGGGCCGCACCGTGATTGCCATCGTCGCTGGCATCTCCATCTTTGGCGCGTGGGTGCGCCCAGAGCGTGAGCGCTACAACATGGAGATGATGATTGAGTTTGCGGAACGCCAAGCCGCACATCTCCCATACCAGACCGCCGAGGTGAACCTGCGCTGCTTCATTACAGGCTACAAGCGCTACCGCTACGAGAAGGAGAACCTCATCGACAAGGGCTACGTTGGTCTCACGTCGGAGTTCCGCAAGTTCTTTTACCACAACGACGTCTggcgcccgccgctgcacgacGTCCTCATGCACCCTTACGTGAAGTACGGCGGCCCGATGGGTAGCTACAACTGGTCTGTCGGCTACTTCTaa